NNNNNNNNNNNNNNNNNNNNNNNNNNNNNNNNNNNNNNNNNNNNNNNNNNNNNNNNNNNNNNNNNNNNNNNNNNNNNNNNNNNNNNNNNNNNNNNNNNNNNNNNNNNNNNNNNNNNNNNNNNNNNNNNNNNNNNNNNNNNNNNNNNNNNNNNNNNNNNNNNNNNNNNNNNNNNNNNNNNNNNNNNNNNNNNNNNNNNNNNNNNNNNNNNNNNNNNNNNNNNNNNNNNNNNNNNNNNNNNNNNNNNNNNNNNNNNNNNNNNNNNNNNNNNNNNNNNNNNNNNNNNNNNNNNNNNNNNNNNNNNNNNNNNNNNNNNNNNNNNNNNNNNNNNNNNNNNNNNNNNNNNNNNNNNNNNNNNNNNNNNNNNNNNNNNNNNNNNNNNNNNNNNNNNNNNNNNNNNNNNNNNNNNNNNNNNNNNNNNNNNNNNNNNNNNNNNNNNNNNNNNNNNNNNNNNNNNNNNNNNNNNNNNNNNNNNNNNNNNNNNNNNNNNNNNNNNNNNNNNNNNNNNNNNNNNNNNNNNNNNNNNNNNNNNNNNNNNNNNNNNNNNNNNNNNNNNNNNNNNNNNNNNNNNNNNNNNNNNNNNNNNNNNNNNNNNNNNNNNNNNNNNNNNNNNNNNNNNNNNNNNNNNNNNNNNNNNNNNNNNNNNNNNNNNNNNNNNNNNNNNNNNNNNNNNNNNNNNNNNNNNNNNNNNNNNNNNNNNNNNNNNNNNNNNNNNNNNNNNNNNNNNNNNNNNNNNNNNNNNNNNNNNNNNNNNNNNNNNNNNNNNNNNNNNNNNNNNNNNNNNNNNNNNNNNNNNNNNNNNNNNNNNNNNNNNNNNNNNNNNNNNNNNNNNNNNNNNNNNNNNNNNNNNNNNNNNNNNNNNNNNNNNNNNNNNNNNNNNNNNNNNNNNNNNNNNNNNNNNNNNNNNNNNNNNNNNNNNNNNNNNNNNNNNNNNNNNNNNNNNNNNNNNNNNNNNNNNNNNNNNNNNNNNNNNNNNNNNNNNNNNNNNNNNNNNNNNNNNNNNNNNNNNNNNNNNNNNNNNNNNNNNNNNNNNNNNNNNNNNNNNNNNNNNNNNNNNNNNNNNNNNNNNNNNNNNNNNNNNNNNNNNNNNNNNNNNNNNNNNNNNNNNNNNNNNNNNNNNNNNNNNNNNNNNNNNNNNNNNNNNNNNNNNNNNNNNNNNNNNNNNNNNNNNNNNNNNNNNNNNNNNNNNNNNNNNNNNNNNNNNNNNNNNNNNNNNNNNNNNNNNNNNNNNNNNNNNNNNNNNNNNNNNNNNNNNNNNNNNNNNNNNNNNNNNNNNNNNNNNNNNNNNNNNNNNNNNNNNNNNNNNNNNNNNNNNNNNNNNNNNNNNNNNNNNNNNNNNNNNNNNNNNNNNNNNNNNNNNNNNNNNNNNNNNNNNNNNNNNNNNNNNNNNNNNNNNNNNNNNNNNNNNNNNNNNNNNNNNNNNNNNNNNNNNNNNNNNNNNNNNNNNNNNNNNNNNNNNNNNNNNNNNNNNNNNNNNNNNNNNNNNNNNNNNNNNNNNNNNNNNNNNNNNNNNNNNNNNNNNNNNNNNNNNNNNNNNNNNNNNNNNNNNNNNNNNNNNNNNNNNNNNNNNNNNNNNNNNNNNNNNNNNNNNNNNNNNNNNNNNNNNNNNNNNNNNNNNNNNNNNNNNNNNNNNNNNNNNNNNNNNNNNNNNNNNNNNNNNNNNNNNNNNNNNNNNNNNNNNNNNNNNNNNNNNNNNNNNNNNNNNNNNNNNNNNNNNNNNNNNNNNNNNNNNNNNNNNNNNNNNNNNNNNNNNNNNNNNNNNNNNNNNNNNNNNNNNNNNNNNNNNNNNNNNNNNNNNNNNNNNNNNNNNNNNNNNNNNNNNNNNNNNNNNNNNNNNNNNNNNNNNNNNNNNNNNNNNNNNNNNNNNNNNNNNNNNNNNNNNNNNNNNNNNNNNNNNNNNNNNNNNNNNNNNNNNNNNNNNNNNNNNNNNNNNNNNNNNNNNNNNNNNNNNNNNNNNNNNNNNNNNNNNNNNNNNNNNNNNNNNNNNNNNNNNNNNNNNNNNNNNNNNNNNNNNNNNNNNNNNNNNNNNNNNNNNNNNNNNNNNNNNNNNNNNNNNNNNNNNNNNNNNNNNNNNNNNNNNNNNNNNNNNNNNNNAATAATTATGGCTTCATATTTTAGGCTGGTTgatcaattttaaataatcttatttgattgtgaaatattttttatattatagaaaaaatatttttaaagataaaaattacaTCTTCTCAACAAATTTATAACAGAATAATAAAGAGTAAAAAGACGAGCATAGGATACAAGCCCAAAAGCCCAAAAGTCCAAAAGTCCATTGTTTATATAGATTTGCTGGTGGCATTTGTTAACCTAGCActactataattaaaaaaaaagaaacctaACTTTactctcatcaaaatggcatCGGAAGAAGACAAGGCGCTGCCTCTCGTGAATACTGATGACGGCCTGGACTCCAACATGATTAATAAGGTAAGTTTCTacaatgaataatttttttttgtttcaatttgaTTATGGTGCTGTTATTTGTGTGTGAATTGAAGATGGCAACAGTGGAGTCTGAGATTtctgagaaagaaaaaaaggagatATGGCTACTTCATGAGAGagcagaaagaagaagaaggcccGCTATCAGCTACTTTTTCCGTTGTCGAAAACCAGCGCAGAAACAACGAGGACTCTTTGAACTAAATAAGGTAAGCTTATACGATGAAtagtttttctttcaatttgatTACGGTGCTATTAATTGATTAGCCCTAACATGTAACCTAATCTTGATGAGATTTCTGAGAAAGGGAAAGATGAAATTCTCTACCCTCCTGGATGAGAAGCAGAAGTTGCATTAAATGTATAGAAACTACGATCAGAATTGATTCACCTCGGCCTATTTGATGAGAAAGCCCCAAGAAGAACTAGGATGGACCCGTTTGCCGCCCGAAGGCTATTCCAACAACACTTCAAAGGAGAAGCCTCCTAAATAAGGACCAACAGCAATAGTGTGAATTCATTCCTGAAATAGCTTTCTATTTGTTTCATACCATAGAGTCCTAGATCAATTACATCCAAACTATTTTCTCtagctagtttattatttttagttctgGATTATCATCAGATAACAATACACACATACTTATTATATTTCTGCTGTGTGGATTCAAATATACTCACAATATTATATACCATATAATAAAGTGCATTATTTTCGTAAGATAactatattaaaaagaaaaagaaaaaacagaattTTTCAATCCCAAAAGAACAGGCTTAATTTGATTTTTCGGCCAAAAAGAGCTTGctgttatttataatttaggtagaaatatatatatatatatatatattttaNNNNNNNNNNNNCATAGCCTCTTGAAATCAATAGGTAGTACATAAAcatttgtatttataatttaggtTGAGTTTTATATTGGATAgatagcaataataataataatagattgCAAACTCAAATGGAAGGTCCAATATAGaaactgaaagaaaaaaaagaaatcaaattgaaCAGAGTATTAAGAGTTATGAGTTGACAGCTGAGTCAGTTTTGTAAcacttatattaataataaaaaaaatgcaaattaaaagataaaatctaAACTTGAGGAAAAATTAGtcataacaacaataacaaatcaacaataatttatagTTTCATTTTGCTTTAAGCCATTAATTAATTACACTAACAACACTGTCTACCACTTCTtgcatcatcattatcatcgtcATCTAATTAATCACCTTGAGATGTCACAATTTGAGGTGTATGATCCTACGTGCTCAGCTTCCCACCTTAAAAGTTGGTGGTTTATTtaatacaacaaaaatatatgaattatttttcAAAGTCAAAACTTTTTTTGGTCTTAGGCCCTAGTTTTTTTTCTTAACTTGGGCCTGTATAAGAGGGACATggcccatttttcttttcttttatttacgtCATGATGCGGTATAATTgtataatatttcaaattttgcccaataaatgaataaataaataaataatatataattttgagtgtcatatttttttcttaacatATATATCTATGAACACTTTTATTTACGTCATGATGCGGTATAATTgtataatatttcaaattttgcccaataaatgaataaataaataaataatatttaattttgagtgtcatatttttttcttaacatATATATCTATGAactctatttaaaattttattattaatcaataaattttatatatataaaataaaattttaactttcaatatttatttaaacaaacaAGTGAATTGATCGTTCAACAGTCGAATTCGTACCAACCTGGTAAAGCAATGAAGGCATCAGAATGCTTAGCCATCTCTGCCTTTCTTTGATGCATGCCTGCCACTGCTTTTACTTCCCCCACTGTTTGTAATTCTCTAGGAGTCATGTTTAACCTTGAATgctattaataaattctacaGCAATAGTCCCTCGGACTCGGAAAGTTATAACGAAAATGGCTAACCCAATAGCTGATTCCGCAGCAGCCACCGTTGAAACCAATAAAGCAAATGATTGACCCATCATATCATCCGAAGAAACGGAAAATACCAAAAAGTTCGAATTCACAGCTAATAATCTTAAGGgagaaaaaaatacatcaactaGGTGAACCCAAATTATCACTGAAATACTTGGAAAGagctttttagtttttatcatGTTGGAGAAATAAAAGGCtacattatacaaatattctCTAACTTTAGCATTATATTTAAATGAGAATAGAAATATATAAGTACTATTattaaatttcacataataaattaatagagAAACATAAcgtatttattgtttattatcgtaaaaaatcaaatttatactttatttttttaaagatgaattaaTCTAAAGTTAAAAACTTTAAACTTAAAACTTGattatttgtaaattttttattattttatattttttatttataataggaCCAAGTCAATAAATTTAACTAATGATCTAAATTGAACTAATGAACTAATAAATCAGATTCGATTACAGTTCTAACAATTATAGCTTCATGTTTTAGGCTGGTTggtcaattttaaataatcttatttgattgtaaaatatttttttatattattaaaaaaatattttcagagaTAAAAATTACATCTTCTCAACAAATTTATAACAAAGTAATAAAGAGTAAAAAGACGAGCATAGAATACGAGCCCAAAAGCCCAAAAGTCCAAAAGTCTATTGTTTGGCATTTGTTAACCTAGCTctactataattaaaaaaaaaaaaacttagctttactctcatcaaaatggcatCGGAGGAAGACAATGCGTTGCGTCTCG
The genomic region above belongs to Arachis duranensis cultivar V14167 chromosome 3, aradu.V14167.gnm2.J7QH, whole genome shotgun sequence and contains:
- the LOC110278904 gene encoding uncharacterized protein LOC110278904 isoform X1, whose translation is MASEEDKALPLVNTDDGLDSNMINKMATVESEISEKEKKEIWLLHERAERRRRPAISYFFRCRKPAQKQRGLFELNKGKMKFSTLLDEKQKLH
- the LOC110278904 gene encoding uncharacterized protein LOC110278904 isoform X2, with translation MASEEDKALPLVNTDDGLDSNMINKMATVESEISEKEKKEIWLLHERAERRRRPAISYFFRCRKPAQKQRGLFELNKISEKGKDEILYPPG
- the LOC110278904 gene encoding uncharacterized protein LOC110278904 isoform X3; the protein is MASEEDKALPLVNTDDGLDSNMINKMATVESEISEKEKKEIWLLHERAERRRRPAISYFFRCRKPAQKQRGLFELNKKGKDEILYPPG